The following coding sequences lie in one Sesamum indicum cultivar Zhongzhi No. 13 linkage group LG9, S_indicum_v1.0, whole genome shotgun sequence genomic window:
- the LOC105170576 gene encoding DEAD-box ATP-dependent RNA helicase 37 translates to MPTSWSDSMEKAPANGGIGATSRASRSTYVPPHLRNRPSSAETSAAPVPHAGPALGNDMQGHVGPAVGGSHSVGHRRDRSGGGGGRGGGGGWNNRSGGWDRGREREANPFQDDVDTEPAFGVQENTGINFDAYEDIPVETSGKNVPPPVNTFAEIDLGEALNLNIRRCKYVKPTPVQRHAIPISLAGRDLMACAQTGSGKTAAFCFPIISGIMTNSQSGPRPPRMPRMAFPVALILSPTRELSIQIHEEARKFAYQTGVRVVVAYGGAPINLQLRELERGVDILVATPGRLVDLLERARVSLQMIKYLALDEADRMLDMGFEPQIRRIVQQMDMPPPGVRQTLLFSATFPKEIQRLAADFLSNYVFLAVGRVGSSTDLIVQRVEYVLETDKRSHLMDLLHAQRANGVQAKQALTLVFVETKKGADSLENWLCINGFPATSIHGDRTQQEREYALRSFKSGKTPILVATDVAARGLDIPHVAHVVNFDLPNDIDDYVHRIGRTGRAGKSGLATAFFNENNSSLARPLADLMQEANQEVPAWLSRFAARSSYGRNRRGGGSGGRFGGRDFRRDSSNRGGGMDYYGSGNNVNGGYGASGGYGGGYGPTVTSAWD, encoded by the exons ATGCCAACTTCTTGGTCTGATTCAATGGAGAAGGCTCCTGCAAATGGTGGTATAGGGGCCACTTCTCGTGCTTCTCGATCAACTTATGTTCCTCCACATCTTAGGAACAGGCCTTCTTCTGCAGAAACCTCCGCAGCCCCAGTTCCCCATGCTGGCCCGGCATTGGGAAATGACATGCAGGGACATGTTGGCCCCGCTGTAGGTGGGAGCCATTCAGTTGGTCATAGGAGAGACAGAAGTGGAGGCGGTGGCGGTcgtggtggtggaggtggtTGGAATAATAGGAGCGGAGGTTGGGATCGtggaagagaaagagaggctAATCCTTTTCAAGATGATGTAGATACAGAACCAGCATTCGGGGTACAAGAAAATACAGGGATCAATTTTGATGCTTATGAGGATATTCCGGTGGAGACGAGTGGGAAAAATGTCCCGCCTCCAGTGAATACATTTGCTGAGATTGATTTGGGTGAAGCTTTAAATCTGAATATTAGGAGGTGCAAGTATGTGAAGCCCACACCTGTGCAACGACATGCCATACCAATATCACTTGCTGGCCGGGATTTGATGGCTTGCGCCCAGACTGGCTCTGGAAAGACTGCAGCCTTTTGTTTCCCAATAATTAGTGGAATCATGACAAACAGCCAATCTGGTCCAAGACCACCGCGTATGCCACGCATGGCGTTTCCGGTTGCTCTCATTCTTTCTCCAACTAGGGAGCTTTCAATCCAA ATTCATGAGGAAGCTAGGAAATTTGCATATCAAACTGGTGTTAGGGTAGTTGTTGCTTATGGTGGTGCTCCAATCAATCTACAG CTTCGAGAACTGGAAAGAGGTGTGGACATACTTGTTGCAACACCTGGACGGTTGGTGGATTTGTTGGAAAGAGCAAGGGTCTCATTGCAAATGATTAAGTATTTAGCCCTAGATGAAGCAGATAGAATGTTAGACATGGGTTTTGAACCTCAAATAAGGAGAATTGTGCAACAAATGGACATGCCACCTCCGGGTGTACGGCAAACATTGCTATTTAGCGCTACATTTCCAAAGGAGATTCag AGACTGGCTGCAGATTTTCTATCGAATTATGTCTTTCTGGCTGTTGGAAGAGTTGGTTCTAGTACTGACTTGATTGTCCAAAGAGTTGAATATGTGCTTGAGACTGACAAAAGAAGTCACCTGATGGACCTCCTTCATGCGCAGAGAGCAAATGGTGTTCAGGCCAAG CAAGCGCTTACACTGGTTTTTGTTGAGACAAAGAAAGGAGCTGATTCACTTGAAAACTGGCTTTGCATTAATGGCTTCCCAGCCACTTCTATTCATGGTGACAGAACACAGCag GAGCGAGAATATGCTTTGAGATCCTTTAAAAGTGGCAAAACGCCAATTCTGGTTGCAACTGATGTGGCGGCTCGTGGCCTTGACATCCCTCATGTTGCACATGTTGTCAACTTTGATCTTCCAAATGACATTGATGATTATGTCCACCGCATTGGACGCACTGGTCGTGCAGGTAAATCAGGGCTGGCAACTGCATTCTTCAATGAGAATAATTCCTCATTGGCAAGGCCATTGGCTGATTTGATGCAAGAAGCAAATCAAGAGGTTCCAGCATGGCTCTCTCGCTTTGCAGCTCGATCCTCCTACGGGAGGAACCGTCGCGGTGGAGGTTCTGGAGGAAGATTCGGTGGTCGTGATTTCCGAAGAGACTCTTCCAATAGAGGAGGTGGAATGGACTACTACGGCAGCGGCAACAATGTCAACGGTGGATATGGTGCTTCTGGAGGATATGGTGGAGGTTATGGTCCTACTGTGACTAGTGCATGGGACTAA
- the LOC105170575 gene encoding F-box/kelch-repeat protein At1g55270-like, which translates to MEQTVERSPNGQRGFRVQAPLVDSVSCYCKVDSGLKTVAGARKFVPGSKICIQPDINPHAHKAKSSRRERSRVQPPLLPGLPDDLAIACLIRVPRVEHNKLRLVCKRWFKLLAGNFFYSLRKNLGMAEEWVYVIKRDRDGRISWHAFDPTYQLWQPLPPVPGEYSSALGFGCAVLSGCHLYLFGGKDPLKGSMRRVIFYSARTNKWHRAPDMLRRRHFPGSCIMNNCLYVAGGECEGLQRTLSSAEVYDPNRNRWSFIADMTTAMVPFIGVVYDGKWFVKGLGAHREVLCEAYTPETNAWNPMNDTLVSGWRNPSISMNGKLYALDCRDGCKLRVYDEGTKSWKRFIDSKLHLGNSRALEAAALVPLNGKLCIIRNNMSISMVDVSNPDKQIESNPHIWENIANKGHFKTLFTNLWSSIAGRSGLKSHIVHCQVLQA; encoded by the exons atggaGCAAACTGTTGAGAGGTCTCCGAATGGACAGAGGGGTTTCAGAGTTCAAGCTCCGCTG GTTGATTCTGTATCGTGCTACTGCAAGGTCGATTCAGGATTGAAGACGGTTGCTGGGGCAAGAAAGTTTGTACCAGGATCTAAAATTTGTATCCAGCCTGATATTAATCCTCATGCGCACAAAGCAAAGAGTTCCCGTAGAGAGAGGTCCAGGGTGCAACCACCACTTCTACCCGGACTTCCTGATGATCTTGCAATTGCTTGTCTAATACGAGTCCCTCGTGTTGAACACAATAAGCTACGCTTAGTTTGCAAGAGATGGTTCAAGCTCCTTGCTGGAAATTTCTTTTACTCCCTCAGGAAGAATCTTGGTATGGCAGAAGAATGGGTATATGTAATCAAAAGAGATCGTGACGGGAGGATTTCATGGCATGCTTTCGACCCTACCTACCAATTATGGCAGCCTCTTCCACCTGTTCCAGGGGAGTACAGCTCGGCTCTCGGATTTGGTTGTGCTGTCCTTAGTGGCTGTCATCTATACTTATTTGGAGGAAAAGACCCTCTAAAGGGGTCTATGAGACGAGTGATCTTTTACAGTGCTCGGACGAACAAATGGCACAGGGCACCAGACATGCTTCGTAGAAGGCACTTTCCTGGTTCATGTATCATGAACAACTGTCTTTATGTAGCTGGTGGAGAATGTGAAGGGCTCCAGAGAACTTTGAGCTCTGCTGAAGTTTACGATCCCAACAGAAACAGGTGGAGTTTTATTGCCGATATGACCACAGCTATGGTTCCATTTATTGGAGTAGTTTATGATGGCAAGTGGTTTGTAAAAGGACTTGGAGCCCACAGAGAGGTTCTGTGTGAAGCCTATACTCCAGAAACTAATGCATGGAATCCAATGAATGACACGCTGGTTTCTGGTTGGCGCAACCCGAGTATCTCTATGAATGGAAAGCTTTATGCTTTAGACTGCCGTGATGGGTGTAAGCTAAGAGTATACGATGAAGGAACAAAGTCTTGGAAGAGGTTCATCGATAGCAAGCTCCATCTTGGCAATTCTCGTGCTCTCGAGGCTGCTGCTCTCGTTCCTCTTAATGGAAAGCTTTGCATAATCCGTAACAATATGAGTATCAGTATGGTTGATGTCTCGAACCCTGATAAACAAATCGAGAGCAACCCTCACATTTGGGAAAATATTGCCAATAAAGGCCATTTCAAGACTCTCTTCACGAATTTATGGTCAAGTATCGCTGGAAGAAGTGGACTGAAGAGCCACATAGTGCATTGTCAGGTTCTCCAAGCATAA
- the LOC105170578 gene encoding probable polyamine transporter At3g13620, with product MSTLSKETQPPLPPSLQQELPVTTATTPAVKKKLTLIPLIFLIYFEVAGGPYGEEPAVQAAGPLFAILGFLIFPFIWSIPEALITAELSTALPGNGGFVLWADRAFGPFFGSLMGTWKFLSGVINIAAFPALCIDYLKRIFPIFSSGLPRQLALLISTVFLSLLNITGLTIVGYVAVALGVISLAPFIVMSLIAIPQIHPHRWISLGQKGVKKDWTLFFNTLFWNLNFWDNVSTMAGEVENPQKTFPLALFSAVILTCLGYIIPLVAVTGAVVVDQSKWETGFMADAARTISGTWLKVWIEIGAVLSAVGLFEAQLSSSGYQLLGMADLGLLPQFFASRSKRFNTPWVGILFSTLIAIGVSYMSYTDIVASANFLYSLGMLLEFSSFLWLRWKSPEMNRPYKVPLPLYALVIMCLVPSVFLVFIMVIATKMVYLVSGLMTIGGIGWFFLMRVCKSKGLLHFKRNSEDQ from the coding sequence ATGTCAACGCTTTCCAAAGAAACCCAACCACCGCTGCCGCCGTCGCTGCAGCAAGAACTTCCGGTTACCACAGCCACCACTCCGGCTGTCAAGAAGAAACTAACCCTCATTCCCCTCATCTTCCTGATCTATTTCGAAGTAGCAGGCGGCCCTTATGGCGAAGAGCCCGCCGTCCAAGCCGCTGGCCCTCTCTTCGCCATCCTCGGGTTTCTGATTTTCCCCTTCATCTGGAGTATCCCGGAAGCCCTGATCACCGCCGAGCTCTCCACGGCCTTACCCGGCAACGGCGGATTCGTGTTATGGGCTGACAGGGCATTCGGTCCCTTCTTCGGTTCCCTTATGGGTACGTGGAAGTTCCTTAGTGGTGTCATAAACATAGCTGCTTTTCCTGCTCTTTGTATTGATTATTTGAAGAGAATCTTTCCAATTTTTTCATCTGGATTACCCAGACAATTAGCCCTCTTGATTTCCACTGTGTTCCTCTCGCTCTTGAATATCACTGGTTTAACCATAGTTGGGTATGTTGCGGTGGCGTTAGGGGTTATCTCCCTCGCGCCATTCATTGTAATGTCTTTGATAGCCATACCCCAAATTCATCCCCACAGATGGATTAGTTTAGGGCAGAAAGGCGTGAAGAAAGATTGGACTTTGTTCTTCAACACTCTTTTTTGGAACCTCAATTTTTGGGATAATGTTAGTACTATGGCAGGGGAAGTTGAGAATCCACAGAAAACATTCCCTTTAGCCCTGTTTTCTGCAGTGATCCTCACATGTTTGGGATACATAATCCCTCTTGTGGCCGTAACTGGTGCAGTCGTGGTTGATCAGAGTAAGTGGGAGACTGGCTTCATGGCCGACGCAGCAAGAACTATATCTGGCACATGGCTCAAAGTTTGGATTGAGATTGGAGCAGTTCTGTCGGCCGTTGGTCTCTTTGAAGCTCAACTAAGCAGCAGTGGTTATCAACTTCTTGGAATGGCTGACTTGGGCCTTCTACCACAGTTTTTTGCTTCGAGATCAAAGCGGTTCAATACTCCCTGGGTCGGTATCTTATTCTCAACTTTGATTGCCATTGGTGTATCTTACATGAGCTATACGGACATTGTTGCCTCTGCCAATTTTTTATACAGTTTGGGTATGTTGCTGGAGTTTTCCTCCTTTCTTTGGTTGAGGTGGAAGTCCCCAGAAATGAATAGGCCTTATAAAGTGCCTCTCCCGTTATATGCCCTTGTTATAATGTGCCTCGTCCCCTCTGTCTTTCTGGTGTTCATAATGGTCATAGCTACCAAGATGGTTTACTTGGTGAGTGGATTAATGACTATTGGAGGAATTGGTTGGTTCTTCCTAATGAGAGTTTGCAAATCAAAGGGGCTCTTACATTTCAAGAGGAATTCGGAGGACCAAtga
- the LOC105170571 gene encoding protein YLS3: MLSKNMFMGLTISYILVLLFGLTSCDVEKDKEKCTNQLIGLATCLPYVSGESKFPPMDCCTGFKEVLQKSKECLCLLVKDRNDPSLGFKINATLALSLPSKCNAPVNQSITDCPAVLHLPPNSPDAKVFEDFANSGKKSNATAPPAAENSSTEMPPANPKSDGGKSKSRLGVEMVSWLSLAMVACSSYLAQYL, from the exons ATGTTGTCCAAGAATATGTTCATGGGACTTACGATCTCATACATTCTAGTACTGCTGTTTGGGCTTACATCATGCGACGTagagaaagataaagaaaagtGTACAAATCAGCTGATAGGGTTAGCAACCTGCCTGCCCTATGTGAGCGGGGAGTCCAAATTCCCCCCAATGGACTGCTGCACCGGCTTCAAGGAGGTGCTGCAGAAGAGCAAAGAGTGCTTGTGCTTGTTGGTTAAGGATAGAAATGACCCCAGCCTCGGCTTCAAGATCAATGCCACTCTCGCCCTCAGTCTCCCCAGTAAGTGTAACGCCCCCGTCAACCAGAGCATCACTGACTGTCCAG CTGTCCTTCATCTGCCACCAAATTCACCAGATGCTAAGGTTTTTGAGGATTTTGCAAACAGTGGCAAGAAAAGCAATGCTACTGCCCCACCTGCTGCTG aaaattcgTCGACTGAGATGCCACCGGCTAATCCAAAGAGCGACGGAGGAAAAAGCAAGAGTCGGCTCGGGGTCGAAATGGTTTCATGGCTATCGCTAGCTATGGTTGCATGCAGTTCATATCTTGCACAATACCTCTGA
- the LOC105170577 gene encoding L-ascorbate oxidase homolog — protein sequence MVFNTRMIFVVLFLFVSVTCVNAGDPTLEHEWKVTYGTIAPLGVPQQGILINGQFPGPAINCTSNNNIVVNVFNQLDEPFLLTWVGIQQRKNSWQDGTPGAMCPILPGKNYTYRFQVKDQIGTYFYFPTTALHRASGGIGMLKVHSRPLIPIPYDNPAEEYPVLLGDWYNKGHKTLKSILDSGRSIGRPDGIQINGQSSKVGDANAKPLFTFEAGKTYKLRVCNVGLRLSVNFRVQGHTMKVVEVEGSHTVQNLYDSLDLHVGQCMSVLVTADQTPKDYYFVASSRFAQHPLSTVAVIRYANGNGPASPELPPPPPDSTKGIAWSISQFRSFRWNLTSNAARPNPQGSYKYGKINITRTIKIANSRSSSNGKLRFGINGVSHVDAETPLKLAEYYGVADKVFTYNLMKDEPQEGDKVEVAPNVVNGTYRNFVEIIFENHEKTIQTWHLDGFSFFAVAIEPGRWSPEKRKNYNLLDAVSRNTIQVYPNSWAAVMTTLDNAGMWNLRSEMRERAYLGQQLYLSVVSEARSLRDEYSLPETQELCGIVKSLPKPAPYT from the coding sequence ATGGTGTTCAACACCAGGATGATCTTTGTCGTGTTGTTTCTCTTTGTCTCGGTCACCTGTGTCAATGCAGGTGACCCTACTCTCGAGCACGAATGGAAGGTCACCTATGGTACCATTGCACCTCTTGGCGTCCCACAACAGGGCATCCTTATCAATGGTCAATTCCCTGGCCCAGCTATCAATTGTACCTCTAACAACAATATTGTCGTCAATGTCTTCAATCAGCTCGATGAGCCTTTCCTCCTCACTTGGGTGGGTATCCAACAGAGGAAGAATTCTTGGCAGGATGGCACTCCCGGTGCTATGTGCCCCATCCTCCCTGGAAAGAACTACACCTATCGCTTCCAGGTCAAGGACCAGATCGGAACCTACTTCTACTTCCCTACCACCGCTCTCCACAGGGCCTCTGGTGGTATCGGTATGCTCAAGGTCCACAGCCGACCCCTTATCCCCATCCCCTATGACAATCCCGCCGAGGAGTATCCTGTTCTTCTTGGGGATTGGTACAACAAGGGCCACAAGACCCTAAAGAGCATTCTTGATTCTGGTCGCTCCATCGGCAGGCCTGATGGCATCCAAATTAATGGCCAATCCAGCAAGGTCGGCGACGCCAATGCTAAGCCCCTTTTCACTTTTGAGGCTGGCAAGACTTATAAATTGAGGGTTTGCAACGTCGGCCTCAGGCTCTCTGTCAACTTCAGAGTCCAGGGCCATACCATGAAGGTGGTCGAAGTGGAGGGATCCCACACCGTTCAGAATCTCTATGACTCTTTGGACCTTCATGTTGGGCAATGCATGTCCGTGCTGGTCACAGCTGACCAAACCCCCAAGGACTACTACTTCGTGGCTTCCAGCAGGTTCGCCCAGCATCCTCTCTCAACTGTGGCCGTCATTCGTTATGCTAACGGAAATGGGCCTGCATCACCTGAGCTCCCACCACCACCTCCCGACAGCACCAAGGGCATTGCCTGGTCCATCAGCCAATTCCGCTCCTTCAGGTGGAACCTCACATCCAATGCTGCACGTCCCAACCCACAAGGCTCCTACAAGTACGGCAAGATCAACATCACCCGCACCATCAAGATTGCTAACTCTCGCTCTTCCTCCAATGGCAAGCTCAGATTTGGCATCAACGGTGTGTCACATGTGGACGCAGAGACCCCATTGAAGTTGGCAGAATACTACGGTGTGGCTGACAAAGTATTCACTTACAATCTGATGAAGGACGAGCCTCAAGAGGGTGACAAAGTGGAAGTGGCCCCCAACGTGGTGAATGGAACATACAGAAACTTTGTGGAGATCATCTTTGAGAACCACGAGAAGACCATCCAAACCTGGCACTTGGATGGATTCTCCTTCTTTGCAGTTGCGATAGAGCCCGGGAGGTGGAGCCCTGAGAAGAGGAAGAACTACAACTTGTTGGATGCAGTGAGCAGGAACACGATTCAGGTGTACCCCAACTCATGGGCAGCAGTGATGACCACATTGGACAATGCGGGTATGTGGAACTTGAGGTCGGAGATGCGCGAGAGAGCATATTTGGGACAACAATTGTACTTGAGCGTAGTGTCTGAAGCACGCTCACTCAGGGATGAGTACTCATTGCCCGAAACACAAGAGCTCTGTGGCATCGTCAAGTCTCTGCCGAAGCCTGCTCCATACacttga